TGCCACCATGAACATTGTAGGCGAAATCGACAGATTGAGAGACACATAATATAGAAAGTGATAACAAACTATGTTCCTTGCCGGGACTGAGCGAAAGTGACAATAACACTGTACGCGTGCataactattctgccgtgctaaggaagaacgtcgtatgagccattaggcgttgccaaatttccttcaacaaataacgaattttcaggaaaatctgtggatatttttctattaatttttcacaagatttcgttcgcagtttgatctaaaaagtccgaaaatttcatggtaaaatattcgtaacaatcttcaaaaatgaatatttacaaagaggaaatttgacaactctcgaatgttcatgcggcgttcttccttagcacggcagtattcgcgCTCCGAAGATGCTCATGAATGACCCTTACGGTAATGGCCATAGCCCAAtaccggggaggggggggggggtgtaccttatttttgagttttgcaaaaatcaagttggtcaacccctaaaaagtttctatgtagtctctaaatgaatcccttaaaaggaaaaaatgtttaaaaaattttaacccgtgcctcaaagggcctaaagagcttaaattcaaaattcaaacattttggcAAGCTAcatatcaattctgaaggaaaattgcaAGTTACAGGCCTTTGGCAGAAATTCCGTTCCGCTTTGGCGTATCTTGAAgtgtaaggtcacaaacggcccaatgacgacgtgaggctatgggccgGCGCCGCTGCGCCGTGCTGCCAGAATGAATCGCGCacaagcgcctacaaacctaaagggatacttcaagcattgcgcaatgcgtgaggtatccctttaggtttgtaggcaccagtgcgcgTCTCGTGGTGGTTTTTCTCCAGTGTGCTAGTGTATTCTGGGGCTAATTGGCTTCCTCGTTGAGCTAGTTTTTCGCTCATAATGcgtaaatcgacggtgtaagtcggcaatcacataaatcgatctgtgacgtcgcagacttcctatcatactttattttttaaacgaaaaactgctcaacgactATTATTTAAAactccagtgatttttcttctctatgcgaagaaaattcttcaaaaacttcaaggaatcatgtcaatttgttctcttttaaaaaaataacaatagaggcggagattttcagacaccgcaaacgagttatgtgattgccgacttacaccgttgaatTAATATAACTGTTGCTCATACAGGTTTCTTTGGAATCGACACATTTTGATGAATGAACTTTGATACCTTTGATGTAGACAGCAATACTCCCTCTTGGCGGTTCCTTGGTGATGCCAATTGATGACCAGGGATCCATTGATCCATGGACGAACAACTCTCTGCTAACATCCAATGAAAGACCTCCGTAGATCATATTTGTATCTCGGGCCGCATCCTCCAAGAATGATGTATTGAACCTGAAAGCGagaatcacaaaaaattgaataggCTGTACAAAAAGGAGAGAAGAGTCAATTAAATTCATCCGCGGTCTGTTTTAAGTGCTCAACAAATAAGGGGTGCTTTTTTATTTCGACCTGCTTTTAGAATTCAAGTACTAGTGGAGATGTATTCAAATAACGAACCGGCTCAAAAATAAGATGCCGAATAGGGCCCTCATGCTTTTGGAATAAATTTATCTGTTATTACATCAAAGAGCGGAGGACGATATTTCGTTTTTCGAcgtttttctatattttttccatctttgGGGAACTTAAAATCGCGCCTACATAGCAAACAGCTAAACGCTTCTCTGATACGAACGTACTAGAGCTCTTCCGCTTATATCTGTTTGCAACCTTAACTTAAAACGCTGTAATCAGCAAACTTTGATTCTCAAACCGCGTTTACTGTAACCTTGAGAACGTAAAAAATCTCATAACCCTCCGAAATTCTTAATCGGAATTCCTGAGTGTTTCACATAACTTACAAAAACAACTTCATTCAGTCTTtcactttcctgaaaatatTCTCCTTATGATACCTATTGACTGATTTCTTCCTTCCATCATTGTGTATTCTTTTGCCGCAAATGATTTCTTTGTCACGTGCTTCAGAGACTTTTGACTGGTTGAGATGATACAAATgttttccgaaaaattagaaAGTAGACCTTACCATTATACTCTCAGGATGAGGGTTTTGCGTGTACTTTAAATCAGtcaaaattgattgaattttaaTCTAGAATTAAATAGTCTCAAAGTTACATCTTGGTTCTTATTTACTGACTCATTTTGGTTCTGACCCCTTCACAATGATTATCTGGTGAACATTGTTATGAAAAATGTATGTCTGGTGAACAATGGTTAACACTGTTAATCTGGTGAAAATAATAGATGAGTACCTGGAGTCGAAAGCATCCTTGCACATGGTCGCAAAGAAATCCAAAGTTAATCTATCTCCAAACGTGTCATCTCTTTTGCTGGACGTATGGTGCCACCAGCCAAATTCTGTGCATGACTGAAAAGCCATCTGCCTGGCTGTAGTAGAAATGCACACAAGCTTGAATAAATTATGAGTTCTTAAAAACGGCTTGGAAAATAAGTAATTTCATATTAGACCAGCCGTCTTTTAAAAGTAGAAAAGGAACCTCaattgaaaaattctcaaaatttcattttgcagatAAACAGCTAGTGCACaaacaatattttcttttttttacaatccaGAAAATGAGTTAAAAGCTactgttgtaacttttgaacggctAACTTAATTGAATTAATCTTTTGCGATATGTCAGCTTGTAATTGCAAAAAGAAGTGAGTACGCATGCTTACCAACTGGGGAAAAGGTAAGTTGAGTCACAAACGCGATCTTTTAAGGGTAAGTTGAGTCCCGTCAATTATTCCCCTATAGGTAAGTTGAGTCCCGTCAACTTTTCTTCAATAGGTAAATTGAGTCCCACTGTATTTGCGTTGGTGAACAGGGAATAatggtggaaataaataaaaatatgaaaagttaCCTGATAAATTTTCTAGAGTGCAAGCGCTGCGTCATTGAAGTGAAAGTATCAAGTCATTGGTAAAAACTTGTGGGAGACCGTTTTTAGGAACGCGAACCGTGTAATTTTCTTGGCAGTATACAAATACATCTGGAGgcgcaaaaagttttctttgtttcgtgtgattttagatttaatttgaGGCGGACTTCTGGTGGCAATGTAACTTTCGGCTTGAAAATATTCTAAATAATTGCTGAGTTCAGATTGACAGTCTTTATGCACGGTCGCTAAGCCGCACCAACCAATGGAACAAATCGGCCTTTGTAGTAACCGTGAATCGTGAATACTTGCAGATAAAATGTAGGACAGCTTTTAAAAGTTCCATCTACATAAATTTGTTCAACGTCACACAGTCTCCCAACCTCACACATACACTGATAATGCTACCGGGACTCAATTTACGTACCGCCGAATAGGAGTCAGGACTCAACTTACCTTCTCCCGTAATGACCTAAATTTTCTGTGGGTCTCAACTTACATTCGTCCACCAACTGCACTTTATTCGCAATTCTGATGATGACATTTTGCAGTTGAGGACATTTTGTAGAGCGAACTGCTCCTCATAGTCATGAGCTTGCGAAAATGCAGAATAAATAAGCCTCAGGTCTCAGCTCGACACGACCATGTTCATGATATCCCAGTTAACTTGACGGTTGAATTCCGTAACGTTGAAGAAACCAAGTACTAAGCGTCAAACacgctttaaaaaaatgggaGATACTAATGTTACATTCTGCCAACTGGTAGAATGTAGAATAAGTTCAGAAATTACTCCAAATTATGATTAAAATTCGAATGATGAAATATTCAATTCTAATGCTGAAACATAAACGCGTTTTGAGATTAAATAACATAATTCTGACATAAAATTAAGATTCAACTCTGGACGGGAGCCTCAAGATTTGACCTCTTTTTCTTAGagaaagaattctctgaaaaaagatTAACGAAATGTTGAGATAGGATCCAATTAAAAGACTTACAGTTGCCGTAATCTCTGGCTGTCGTGTTCTTCAGAATCTCAATCATAGCTGAATATCTGTGCTCCCAGCAACGCGAGGAGTAGTATAACTTATTAAACCAAACTGCGAGCCGATGAACCTACGAGACAGCGAACGTTCCTTACATAAACTTATTGTATGGTGGTTTCTACACCAGAGAGTTTGAATATGAATACAAGTTAAGGATATGAATTctaaaaaatggagaaataaaCAAAACATATGAGGACGAAGAGGATAAATTCCTACATGTGAACTATAACGATCTCACAAAATCCTTGGTGTCGCCTTGTGCATGTACATGCTTTCAGTCCATTTCTAGCGTTTCATTACAAAACCCAATGCAATTCCATCTATGTGGAGGTGGCTCAGCTGTGACTAAAATAATACCAAGAAAACCTCATTTGTTTCTGTCCTCCATTTTTTAACAATAACATGAAAGGTCCTGAGCAAAAATTATCGTATAATAACTTTGCTTCTAGGTCGCATTATCGGTGGAGTAATCAGAATTGCGGTATATCTTTGCATTGTAAGAGATTTTTACCTAGAGTACGGTGAATCGCACTATAAATTTTAAGTTACTTGAAACGTGTCCCGAGCTCAAAGATTGATAAAACCGTAGTACGATTTACTAAAGATTTTCCGCGGGAGAGTGAGATATTTGTCGTTGATATTTTTTACTCAAGTCATGTGTTACGAGAGTAAGCTTCCCTGatcataattaaaaaattgatagacagcTGGTTCACCTAGACGACCTGTTGGTAACtgcaaaaagtataaatacTGGCCTCGAAGATCTCCATCACGAACCAtggtcaaaaatgaatattcacATCGTTCGCATAATGGGGCAATTCACAAATCCAAATCGAATATTCTGGTCCCATGGTATTTAACGAAATCTTTCCAAAAATGCCGGAAAACTTACCGGACATTTGTGTATCGTTTCATCAGTCATTATCTGACAAGCACTTTCCATACTGATGTCTTTAAACCATATTGAACCACGGTATTCGACGATGAAAGCGAAAGAGTAAGTGATCGTTCGAAAAAATAACGCAATATCATTTTTGTTATCCTCGAGAGGCTCACATGGACTGTAAAGGTAAgaggaaaatattaacaaattttatctCCCTTTGTATTTCTGAGCACACACATGTGCTGAATAGGGGCGTATTATACTAAATAATAAATTACATAAAGCCCGTAAAGTTATTCTACcgatttgtttgattttttatcatttcccGCGGATATGATACACCCTAACACGGGGCCGGAATTCTCAAAATGAACTGCGGTATTTATGTCCCAGGTCTATCCTCCCCATTGTTAAATAGAGAGCTGAAAAAGAATTTAATCTATCGTGCTGCATCTAAAATAGTCTATTCgatagttaaaaatataacgtCTAATCGGCTGTTAATTAGAGTAATCTATAAAATGAACTATAGTGTTACTAGGTAATCAAGTGCCAGCAGTTGCTGTTAAACTTGAGGTACTTTAATTTTGTTGAAATAATGCTAGCTCAATGCTAGACATTTGTGAAGTCAGTTCTTAGAATTATTAGGAGACAAATTTGACAATAAAAATGTTTGCATTCCTGAGATCGATACCTTTTCATTTACCAATTGGTAGCAAACTCAATTTCTTTCTGGAATTTTGAGCTAAAAACTCCAATGGTAGTAGGAAGAAAACTCGATGAGAATGTTGCACagttttcaggattttttggACCTACGTTACAGGTGCCCCCCTAGTCTAGTAGGAATTAAATGACTGATGGGGAAGAACGttactaaataaataaataactctTATGAAACTAACTGAAAGAGTTCGCGGTAGTGTTCCCGTTTCGTTGAATTCTTCATTCCGTCGCTCATTTTACGGTAGGCTTCTCGTATAGCATCCACGCACTTTGTACTAACAGTGGACAGAGACTTTGATACAGATTGGAAATAATCTGAAACATCGTCAATGAAATCAATTAACAATCAATGAGTACAATCAAATtctaaatttgaagaaaagaaacTCGTTATTAAAGAGTAAATTCTTGCGTGGCATGTTAAAATAGCGcgaggaatggagatgttgcatgtgcgagggatttgtgatttgaccgttgtttcttacgtaaaagtttgcgagaaacacgatggtgccactggttttctctgaaatcatctccctagctcagaaaaagctctcaaagtgaggccaaaatggagggaatatcccaccctaccctgagagtccacctctacatcaaaacaaactctccatgcaaagatagggagcaaagacagtagcagggttgccactttatttggggactccaaaactgaaaacacggcaaccctactaatgtatttgctccctatctttgcatggagagtttgttttgatgtagaggtggactctcaggggaGGGTGGGATATcttctccattttggcctcactttgagagcttttttgagcttgggagatgatttcaaagaaaaccagtggcaccatcgtgtttctcacgaacttttacataagaatcaatggtcaaatcgcaaatccctcacacatgcaacatctccattagaacATCATGCACAGAGCATCATGCATTCCTACTTTTTCCGTTATGTCGTTTACCAACTTAACAAATGTTTGTGCTCACCAGAGAAATTGGCTTTTGCAATGAGAGGCGCACTTGAAGACACGGCCGCATAGACCAAGTGGGGATATCTGTACCTCATCCAGGCTGCTAAGGATCCGGCGTAATTCCATCCAAAAACTatccattttggattttgaaatccATGTTTAGTGTTCATTTGCGttataaaatttgcaatatcTGCCAGGGCCTGCTCACTGCTTAAATATTTCAATGCGTCCATCTTAAGGTGactagaaaaaattgaagttgcatTAGTCTGT
This window of the Bemisia tabaci chromosome 3, PGI_BMITA_v3 genome carries:
- the LOC109030576 gene encoding putative serine protease K12H4.7 isoform X2; translated protein: MDLQKDWRNCGWSKNLIISHPPTRRFFLSFMGDEAKKWRAATFMLEHRFYGKSVPKGHLKMDALKYLSSEQALADIANFITQMNTKHGFQNPKWIVFGWNYAGSLAAWMRYRYPHLVYAAVSSSAPLIAKANFSDYFQSVSKSLSTVSTKCVDAIREAYRKMSDGMKNSTKREHYRELFHPCEPLEDNKNDIALFFRTITYSFAFIVEYRGSIWFKDISMESACQIMTDETIHKCPVHRLAVWFNKLYYSSRCWEHRYSAMIEILKNTTARDYGNSRQMAFQSCTEFGWWHHTSSKRDDTFGDRLTLDFFATMCKDAFDSRFNTSFLEDAARDTNMIYGGLSLDVSRELFVHGSMDPWSSIGITKEPPRGSIAVYIKGLGNCADVFPTHVEDSPQIKKVHERMSRILQRWTTGKKQEPEMQSIYHF
- the LOC109030576 gene encoding putative serine protease K12H4.7 isoform X1, which gives rise to MLSFNLITCALLVATVSTKGILPQFDFFDPNREINKRLESYVEKHGPPEGLEELWLEQKLDHFTPSDTEVFSQRYAMNKQYYGNNSVAFLLISGDVIMIDSFLGYSFMGDEAKKWRAATFMLEHRFYGKSVPKGHLKMDALKYLSSEQALADIANFITQMNTKHGFQNPKWIVFGWNYAGSLAAWMRYRYPHLVYAAVSSSAPLIAKANFSDYFQSVSKSLSTVSTKCVDAIREAYRKMSDGMKNSTKREHYRELFHPCEPLEDNKNDIALFFRTITYSFAFIVEYRGSIWFKDISMESACQIMTDETIHKCPVHRLAVWFNKLYYSSRCWEHRYSAMIEILKNTTARDYGNSRQMAFQSCTEFGWWHHTSSKRDDTFGDRLTLDFFATMCKDAFDSRFNTSFLEDAARDTNMIYGGLSLDVSRELFVHGSMDPWSSIGITKEPPRGSIAVYIKGLGNCADVFPTHVEDSPQIKKVHERMSRILQRWTTGKKQEPEMQSIYHF